From Pelosinus fermentans DSM 17108, the proteins below share one genomic window:
- the prfA gene encoding peptide chain release factor 1, whose amino-acid sequence MLDKLQAIEDRQLELENLISDPSVIANMAEWQKHTKAHSKLLPIVAKFREYKEVQQGIADALEMLNDKLDNDFRQMVTAELSDLKARNEVLNEELRILLLPKDPNDEKSVIVEIRGGAGGDEAALFAGDLFRMYTRYAETQGWRTELLDANAPDLGGFKEVVFTIDGDGAYSRLKFESGVHRVQRVPTTESGGRIHTSTVTVAVLPEAEEVDVVINQNDLRIDTYCASGAGGQHVNKTESAVRIVHLPTGIVVQCQDEKSQLKNKDKAMRVLRAKVLEKAEEESRAELAETRKSQVGTGDRSERIRTYNFPQGRVTDHRIGLTLHKLDFVLNGDIDEIINALIATDQSQRMQQGE is encoded by the coding sequence ATGCTGGATAAATTGCAGGCCATTGAAGATAGACAGCTTGAATTGGAGAATTTAATTAGTGACCCTTCGGTTATTGCCAATATGGCAGAGTGGCAAAAACATACGAAAGCTCATTCTAAATTGCTTCCTATAGTGGCTAAATTTCGAGAATATAAAGAGGTACAGCAAGGTATTGCCGATGCCCTTGAAATGCTGAATGATAAACTGGACAATGATTTTCGTCAAATGGTTACGGCAGAATTGTCAGACTTAAAAGCACGGAATGAAGTATTGAATGAAGAATTACGTATTTTATTGCTGCCTAAGGATCCAAATGATGAAAAGAGTGTAATTGTGGAAATTCGCGGTGGCGCTGGCGGTGATGAGGCGGCTTTGTTTGCTGGCGATTTATTTCGCATGTATACTCGGTATGCGGAAACCCAAGGATGGCGTACGGAGTTATTAGATGCCAATGCACCTGATTTAGGTGGTTTTAAAGAAGTCGTTTTTACCATTGATGGTGATGGTGCTTATAGTCGTTTGAAATTCGAAAGTGGTGTGCATCGTGTACAACGCGTTCCTACCACAGAATCAGGCGGGCGTATTCATACTTCTACGGTAACCGTGGCTGTATTGCCGGAAGCGGAAGAAGTAGATGTAGTAATTAATCAAAATGATTTACGAATTGATACGTACTGTGCCAGCGGCGCAGGTGGTCAGCATGTTAATAAAACGGAATCCGCAGTACGGATTGTACATTTACCTACGGGTATTGTTGTACAGTGTCAAGATGAGAAATCCCAGCTGAAAAATAAGGACAAGGCTATGCGGGTGCTGCGTGCCAAGGTATTAGAAAAAGCCGAAGAAGAATCCCGGGCTGAACTGGCTGAAACACGGAAAAGTCAGGTGGGAACAGGAGACCGCAGTGAGCGCATTCGTACCTATAATTTCCCCCAAGGCAGGGTAACGGATCATCGTATTGGATTAACTTTGCACAAGCTGGATTTTGTTCTAAACGGTGATATTGATGAAATCATTAATGCTTTAATAGCGACAGATCAAAGTCAGCGCATGCAGCAAGGTGAATAA
- the prmC gene encoding peptide chain release factor N(5)-glutamine methyltransferase — MANKKEIWTVQAILNWTRQYFLDKGVENPRLDAEVLLSHILEKERLYLYVHFDQPLEDKELAAFRAAVKQRAARLPVAYIIGSKEFMGLDFEVTPAVLIPRPDTEILVEAAISRLALVEEPCILDLGTGSGAICISMLKNLPVARGTTVDISPEALIVAKRNAAKHQIEQRLTFYQGNLFIPVKGQKFTAIVSNPPYIPEGDIPGLTPEVQQEPNLALAGGEDGLDFYRRIVQEGRNYLTDNGFIAMEVGIGQARLVADMAEKTGYYKVSDIIKDYGGIERVVVLEGL, encoded by the coding sequence ATGGCAAATAAGAAAGAAATTTGGACCGTACAGGCAATTTTAAATTGGACTCGGCAGTACTTTTTGGATAAAGGTGTGGAAAATCCGCGTCTTGATGCGGAAGTACTGCTTTCCCATATCCTTGAGAAAGAAAGATTGTATTTGTATGTGCATTTCGATCAGCCTTTAGAGGATAAAGAACTGGCTGCATTTCGCGCAGCTGTGAAGCAAAGGGCTGCACGTTTGCCCGTGGCCTATATCATTGGAAGTAAGGAATTCATGGGGTTGGACTTTGAAGTTACGCCTGCAGTACTGATTCCGAGGCCTGATACGGAAATTCTAGTGGAGGCTGCGATAAGCCGTCTTGCTCTAGTGGAAGAACCTTGTATTTTAGATCTTGGCACAGGCAGCGGTGCTATTTGTATCAGCATGCTGAAAAACTTGCCAGTAGCGAGAGGGACGACTGTAGATATTTCTCCAGAGGCTTTGATTGTGGCGAAAAGAAATGCTGCCAAACATCAAATCGAGCAACGGCTGACTTTTTATCAAGGGAATCTATTTATTCCCGTTAAGGGGCAAAAATTTACAGCGATTGTATCAAATCCACCTTATATTCCCGAAGGAGATATACCGGGACTTACTCCTGAGGTACAGCAAGAACCTAATTTAGCCTTGGCAGGCGGTGAAGATGGTTTGGATTTTTATCGCCGAATTGTTCAAGAAGGCAGGAACTACCTGACGGACAATGGCTTCATTGCTATGGAGGTTGGTATTGGTCAAGCTCGTCTAGTTGCTGACATGGCAGAAAAAACAGGCTATTATAAGGTCAGTGACATCATAAAAGACTACGGCGGAATCGAGCGTGTTGTGGTGCTGGAAGGACTGTAA
- a CDS encoding L-threonylcarbamoyladenylate synthase, which translates to MHTEYFIVDKDHPDQGVLGQAAELLKQGKLVAFPTETVYGLGANGLDEKAVANIYVAKGRPSDNPLILHISHIEELKQLVAHIPNNAKVLMNAYWPGPLTIVFRRAAIVPDIVTGGLETVGIRLPDSVVARELIALAGTPIAAPSANISGRPSPTNAQAVLVDLEGKIDAVVDAGNCQIGVESTVIDCTTPVPTLLRPGGVTLEMLMETLGEVEMDPILSGSFELAPRSPGMKYTHYAPDAPMVLVEGEYPQVLELLLKEVSAALTEGKRVGALISGQTADKLPVGTIPFVYGMRENVEEIAANLYLALRNYDDHSVDVIFAEGISEEGLGLAVMNRLRKASGYRIIKG; encoded by the coding sequence ATGCATACTGAATATTTTATAGTGGATAAAGATCATCCGGATCAAGGAGTATTAGGGCAGGCAGCGGAACTCTTAAAACAAGGCAAGTTGGTAGCTTTCCCGACAGAAACCGTTTATGGGTTAGGTGCAAATGGTCTGGATGAAAAGGCGGTAGCCAATATTTATGTAGCAAAGGGAAGACCTTCAGATAATCCTTTAATCTTACATATTTCTCACATAGAAGAACTAAAACAGCTTGTTGCCCATATTCCTAATAATGCGAAAGTTTTGATGAATGCGTATTGGCCAGGGCCTCTTACCATTGTATTTCGAAGAGCTGCAATTGTACCGGATATTGTGACTGGAGGGTTAGAGACTGTAGGGATTCGTCTGCCAGATTCTGTTGTTGCTCGTGAGCTAATCGCTTTGGCGGGTACGCCGATTGCCGCGCCCAGTGCAAATATTTCAGGAAGGCCGAGCCCGACTAATGCCCAAGCTGTATTAGTTGATCTGGAGGGCAAAATTGATGCTGTAGTGGATGCTGGCAATTGTCAGATTGGAGTGGAGTCGACGGTTATTGATTGCACAACGCCAGTGCCCACCTTGCTAAGGCCGGGAGGGGTTACGTTGGAAATGCTGATGGAGACATTAGGGGAAGTGGAAATGGATCCGATTCTTAGCGGGAGTTTTGAACTTGCCCCTCGCTCACCGGGGATGAAATATACTCATTACGCTCCTGATGCACCAATGGTGTTAGTGGAAGGCGAATATCCTCAAGTGCTAGAGCTGCTTTTGAAGGAGGTTTCGGCAGCATTGACAGAGGGAAAAAGGGTGGGCGCCTTAATTTCTGGCCAGACAGCCGACAAATTGCCTGTAGGCACCATACCTTTTGTATATGGCATGCGGGAGAATGTAGAAGAGATAGCTGCAAATTTGTATCTGGCTCTACGCAATTATGATGATCATTCGGTAGATGTGATTTTTGCAGAGGGTATTTCCGAAGAGGGCTTAGGATTGGCAGTCATGAATCGCCTGCGAAAGGCTAGCGGCTACCGGATTATCAAAGGATAA
- a CDS encoding manganese efflux pump MntP family protein: MTSLELLMLSAALGTDLFSVAVPIGMNPMRRKIIFRAAVVFALFHIVLILTGYYIGNFLGAVVERFGSYHSEYPLLVMENWASILGALVLIGLGIYMIRENLFVSESNQSKAHPLQGISLLVLATSVSIDALAAGFSMGMMDVDLVRLSFILGSVIFLIALFGLSLGRKVGRYIGGKAECIGGIVLALLGMHILWTMLH, from the coding sequence GTGACGAGTTTAGAATTATTGATGTTAAGTGCAGCCCTGGGTACAGATTTATTTTCTGTGGCTGTTCCTATTGGCATGAATCCTATGAGACGTAAGATTATTTTTCGGGCAGCAGTTGTTTTTGCTTTATTTCATATTGTTCTCATATTGACAGGTTATTATATTGGTAATTTTCTGGGAGCAGTGGTAGAACGATTCGGCAGCTACCATAGTGAATATCCTCTGCTGGTTATGGAAAATTGGGCCAGTATTTTAGGAGCATTGGTTTTAATCGGTTTGGGCATATATATGATTAGAGAAAACTTGTTTGTATCTGAATCAAATCAGAGTAAAGCTCATCCCTTGCAAGGCATCTCCTTGCTGGTATTGGCAACTAGCGTAAGCATTGATGCCTTAGCCGCAGGATTTAGTATGGGGATGATGGATGTTGATCTGGTCAGATTAAGTTTTATTTTGGGAAGCGTTATCTTCTTAATTGCCTTGTTTGGGCTGAGTTTAGGGCGTAAAGTAGGACGTTATATAGGTGGTAAGGCGGAGTGTATCGGAGGAATTGTACTTGCTTTATTAGGGATGCACATTCTATGGACGATGCTGCATTGA
- a CDS encoding low molecular weight protein arginine phosphatase has protein sequence MLQILIICTGNTCRSPMAEVLLQDKIKKYNVAEQIAVASAGIAAWDEGRASKGAQCVMKQRGIDILGHRSRRLSREDIVRADLLLTMTASHKEAVLSIMPEAWNKVFTLAEFAGEKKDVSDPYGGDTAIYEACAVEIEKILEKSWGRILELAGKMS, from the coding sequence ATGCTGCAGATATTAATTATTTGTACGGGTAATACTTGTCGAAGCCCTATGGCAGAGGTATTGCTGCAAGACAAAATAAAAAAATACAATGTTGCGGAGCAGATTGCTGTGGCGTCTGCTGGTATCGCAGCATGGGATGAGGGACGGGCATCAAAAGGAGCACAATGTGTCATGAAACAGCGGGGAATTGATATCTTGGGTCACCGCTCCCGTCGTCTGTCAAGAGAGGATATTGTAAGGGCAGATTTGTTGCTGACTATGACGGCCAGTCATAAAGAAGCTGTGCTTTCTATCATGCCTGAGGCATGGAATAAGGTATTTACATTGGCTGAGTTTGCTGGTGAAAAGAAAGATGTTTCTGATCCTTACGGTGGAGATACCGCTATTTATGAGGCCTGTGCCGTTGAAATAGAAAAGATTCTGGAAAAGTCCTGGGGAAGAATCTTGGAACTTGCAGGAAAAATGAGTTGA
- the rpiB gene encoding ribose 5-phosphate isomerase B yields the protein MLVAIGSDHGGFLLKEEIKKLLTEENIAFEDFGTHSIASVDYPDIAKKVGEAVAAGQYTRGILICGTGIGISIAANKIKGIRAALCHDVFSAKMTREHNDANVLAMGERVIGPGLARMIVSTWLATDFVGGRHGDRVAKISQLES from the coding sequence ATGTTGGTAGCAATTGGTAGTGATCATGGTGGTTTTTTGCTGAAGGAAGAGATTAAAAAATTATTAACAGAAGAAAACATTGCATTTGAAGATTTTGGAACTCATTCCATAGCGTCAGTTGATTATCCTGACATTGCAAAAAAAGTGGGAGAAGCTGTGGCTGCTGGTCAATACACTAGAGGTATATTGATTTGTGGTACAGGCATTGGCATCAGCATTGCAGCAAATAAAATAAAAGGAATTCGAGCGGCTCTTTGTCATGATGTTTTTTCAGCTAAAATGACGAGAGAACACAATGATGCGAATGTGTTAGCAATGGGAGAAAGAGTCATCGGACCAGGATTGGCACGTATGATTGTTTCAACTTGGCTTGCAACGGATTTTGTCGGTGGTCGTCACGGTGATCGAGTTGCAAAAATTTCTCAGTTAGAATCATAA
- a CDS encoding TIGR01440 family protein, producing MSSEIEEIRSQTIKAAEELLQIAGAASGQLMVVGCSTSEVMGARIGSSGSSDVAQAILSGLMTVCAKFDVYLAVQCCEHLNRALVVQRPVAEIYRLEPVMVVPVPKAGGALAAMAMSSFECPVVVEHIQAHVGLDIGNTLIGMHLKAVAVPVRLQQKNIGKAFLTAALTRPRLIGGPRSVYE from the coding sequence ATGAGCAGCGAAATAGAGGAGATACGAAGCCAGACGATAAAAGCCGCTGAAGAGCTGCTGCAAATAGCAGGAGCTGCTTCAGGGCAGCTTATGGTCGTTGGTTGTAGTACGAGCGAGGTAATGGGCGCGCGAATTGGTTCATCGGGGTCTTCTGATGTGGCCCAAGCTATTTTAAGCGGCTTAATGACTGTTTGTGCAAAATTTGATGTATATTTAGCAGTACAGTGCTGTGAACATTTAAATAGGGCATTGGTGGTGCAAAGACCCGTTGCCGAAATCTATCGGTTAGAGCCTGTAATGGTCGTTCCTGTTCCCAAAGCGGGAGGCGCATTGGCAGCTATGGCGATGAGTTCCTTTGAATGTCCGGTGGTAGTAGAACATATTCAGGCCCATGTTGGTTTAGATATTGGCAATACTTTGATTGGTATGCACTTAAAAGCAGTAGCTGTACCAGTGCGTTTGCAGCAAAAGAATATTGGAAAAGCATTCTTGACCGCAGCTCTTACTCGTCCCAGGCTGATTGGTGGTCCGCGGTCTGTCTACGAATAA
- the glyA gene encoding serine hydroxymethyltransferase, translated as MSVLTNFDPEIAKAIQLEGQRQENKLELIASENFVSKAVMEAQGSVLTNKYAEGYPGKRYYGGCEHVDVVEQLAIDRVKELFGVEHANVQPHSGAQANTAVYFAFLQPGDTILGMNLAHGGHLTHGSPVNISGKWFNIVPYGVDAQTHLINYDEVAELAAKHRPKMIVAGASAYSRIIDFQRIGKIAREVGAMLMVDMAHIAGLVAAGLHPTPVGHADIITTTTHKTLRGPRGGVIMCRSELAAKVDKAIFPGIQGGPLMHVIAAKAVAFKEALSEEFKVYQQQIVKNAATLAEGLKKAGFTLVSGGTDNHLLLVDLRPQNMTGKEAEKILDEVGVTVNKNAIPYDPASPFITSGIRIGTAALTTRGMKEADMEIVAAIIAMVLNHPTDDAEKAKAVKLISELCKKHPLYA; from the coding sequence ATGAGTGTACTTACTAATTTTGATCCAGAGATTGCTAAAGCTATTCAATTAGAAGGGCAGCGTCAGGAGAACAAGCTTGAATTGATTGCTTCTGAGAATTTTGTCAGTAAAGCAGTCATGGAAGCTCAAGGATCCGTCTTGACGAATAAATATGCTGAGGGATACCCAGGAAAACGTTATTATGGTGGCTGCGAGCATGTAGATGTGGTGGAACAACTGGCAATTGACAGAGTGAAAGAACTTTTTGGTGTAGAACATGCCAATGTGCAGCCTCATTCCGGTGCTCAAGCCAATACTGCAGTATATTTTGCTTTTCTGCAGCCAGGTGACACCATTCTGGGTATGAATCTGGCTCATGGCGGACATTTGACTCATGGCAGTCCTGTGAACATTTCCGGCAAATGGTTCAATATTGTACCTTATGGCGTAGATGCGCAAACTCATTTAATTAATTATGATGAAGTTGCAGAACTTGCTGCGAAGCACCGTCCCAAAATGATTGTTGCAGGTGCCAGTGCTTATTCCCGGATTATTGATTTTCAACGTATTGGCAAGATTGCTCGTGAAGTAGGTGCCATGTTAATGGTGGATATGGCTCATATTGCTGGCTTGGTAGCGGCAGGGCTTCATCCGACGCCTGTAGGACATGCCGATATTATTACAACAACGACTCATAAAACCTTACGCGGGCCTCGCGGCGGCGTGATTATGTGCCGCAGTGAATTGGCTGCTAAAGTGGATAAAGCTATATTCCCGGGAATTCAGGGCGGACCTTTGATGCATGTCATTGCAGCAAAAGCGGTTGCGTTTAAAGAGGCTTTATCAGAAGAATTTAAAGTATATCAGCAGCAAATTGTTAAAAATGCAGCGACATTAGCAGAGGGGTTAAAAAAGGCAGGGTTTACCTTAGTCTCAGGTGGTACCGATAATCATTTATTGCTGGTCGATTTACGTCCCCAGAACATGACTGGCAAAGAAGCAGAAAAAATCCTGGATGAAGTAGGCGTTACTGTCAATAAAAATGCGATTCCTTATGATCCGGCCAGTCCCTTTATTACAAGCGGCATTCGGATCGGCACAGCAGCACTTACGACTCGCGGCATGAAAGAAGCTGATATGGAGATCGTAGCTGCTATTATTGCCATGGTGCTGAATCATCCGACTGATGATGCTGAAAAAGCAAAAGCAGTGAAGCTAATCAGCGAACTGTGTAAGAAACATCCCCTGTACGCTTAA
- a CDS encoding MurR/RpiR family transcriptional regulator, producing the protein MTTREPKPNVCLALIHNMFQSLTKTERKLAEYIISNPSEVIHMTITELAEITGSAEATISRFCKNKLGFPGFQSLKIALASDLYEPFESIYNEVNANDPIDEVASKVFQNINEALHDTLKIIHAESLSNAITAILAARRIEVYGTGGSAPIAADVEHRFSRFGISVRAYADQDMQAISASLLHPGDVVMAISHTGSNQSVLESVKIAKENGATIIGITSHIRSPLSQISHITLNGMAKEVNYRSEAMSSRLIHLAIIDVLYVGAMLRQPDRITHNMQKIRQSIAKTRL; encoded by the coding sequence ATGACTACACGAGAGCCTAAACCAAATGTGTGCTTAGCACTCATCCATAATATGTTTCAATCCTTAACTAAAACAGAGCGAAAATTAGCAGAGTACATCATTTCCAATCCATCTGAAGTCATTCATATGACAATCACCGAACTGGCTGAAATTACAGGGAGCGCCGAGGCTACCATTTCACGATTCTGCAAAAACAAATTAGGATTTCCAGGTTTTCAAAGTCTTAAGATAGCCTTGGCAAGCGACTTATACGAACCCTTTGAATCCATATACAACGAAGTCAATGCAAACGATCCTATTGACGAAGTCGCCAGCAAGGTTTTTCAAAACATCAACGAGGCATTGCATGACACCTTAAAAATCATCCATGCAGAATCTTTATCAAACGCAATCACCGCAATCTTGGCCGCTCGCCGCATTGAAGTCTACGGCACAGGAGGTTCAGCACCTATTGCTGCCGATGTGGAACATCGCTTTTCACGTTTTGGCATTTCTGTCAGAGCTTATGCCGACCAGGATATGCAAGCAATTTCTGCCTCACTCTTGCATCCTGGCGATGTCGTAATGGCCATATCTCACACCGGTTCTAATCAAAGCGTTCTGGAGTCTGTAAAAATCGCAAAAGAAAATGGCGCAACGATTATCGGTATCACAAGTCACATCCGATCTCCCCTAAGCCAGATATCACATATCACTTTAAATGGTATGGCGAAAGAAGTTAATTATCGATCCGAGGCAATGTCCTCACGTTTAATTCATTTGGCAATCATTGACGTGCTTTATGTCGGAGCCATGTTAAGGCAGCCCGACCGGATTACCCACAATATGCAAAAGATTCGTCAATCCATTGCTAAAACTCGTTTATAA
- a CDS encoding GntP family permease: MLIGVAIAAVLLLLVMITYFKINPFVTLMIVSVFLGVAAGMPFDKVLASIQAGLGNTLGFIAIVLGLGTMLGKMLEESGGAERIAKTLINLFGLKKVHWAMMIVAFIVGIPVFFQVGVVLLIPLVFTIAKETGISLLKVGLPLVAGLSIVHGLVPPHPAAMAAVDIFKADVGKTILYSLIVGLPAAALAGPLFASFISKRMRVVGVPEGFADQIKAGREDHEMPGFGITVFTILLPVILMLFATIADLTMDRTSQMFAILKFIGSPFMALLIALLFAFYSFGFSRNFNLTQIGKFCDQSLPAMASILMVIGGGGAFNKVLLDSGIGNEIAKMASTMGLSPIMLAWTIAAMIRVATGSSTVSMMTAAGIVAPLVANTAGVSKEIIVLAVGSGALVLSHVNDAGFWIVKEYFGMTVTETLKTWTVLETILSVSSLVFILLLSKVVS, encoded by the coding sequence ATGTTAATCGGAGTTGCTATTGCGGCTGTTCTTTTGCTCTTGGTTATGATTACTTATTTTAAAATTAATCCTTTTGTAACCTTAATGATTGTGTCGGTATTCTTGGGAGTGGCAGCGGGGATGCCCTTTGATAAAGTCCTTGCCTCCATTCAAGCGGGTTTAGGCAATACCCTTGGTTTTATTGCAATTGTTTTAGGACTTGGCACCATGTTAGGAAAAATGTTAGAAGAATCTGGTGGAGCAGAGAGAATTGCCAAAACCTTAATTAATTTGTTTGGATTGAAAAAAGTTCACTGGGCAATGATGATTGTTGCCTTTATTGTTGGAATTCCTGTTTTCTTCCAAGTGGGTGTTGTACTTTTAATTCCTCTCGTGTTTACGATTGCAAAGGAAACAGGAATTTCTTTGCTGAAAGTTGGTCTTCCGCTCGTTGCGGGGTTATCCATTGTGCATGGTTTGGTTCCCCCTCACCCTGCAGCAATGGCAGCTGTAGATATATTTAAGGCAGATGTAGGTAAAACGATTTTATATAGCCTTATTGTTGGTTTGCCTGCAGCAGCTCTTGCCGGGCCTTTATTTGCCAGTTTTATTTCAAAACGTATGCGAGTGGTTGGGGTACCTGAAGGTTTTGCTGACCAGATTAAAGCAGGACGGGAAGACCATGAAATGCCGGGATTCGGCATTACCGTTTTCACGATATTACTGCCAGTTATATTAATGCTATTTGCCACAATTGCTGATTTAACAATGGATCGTACGTCTCAGATGTTTGCGATTTTGAAATTCATCGGCAGCCCGTTTATGGCACTCTTAATTGCATTATTGTTTGCTTTTTATAGCTTTGGTTTTAGTCGTAATTTTAACTTGACGCAAATTGGTAAGTTCTGCGATCAATCGCTGCCAGCTATGGCCAGCATTTTAATGGTCATCGGCGGCGGCGGTGCGTTTAATAAGGTATTATTAGATAGTGGTATTGGTAATGAAATCGCTAAGATGGCTTCCACGATGGGGTTAAGCCCGATTATGTTAGCTTGGACGATTGCAGCTATGATTCGTGTCGCTACAGGTTCTTCTACGGTTTCGATGATGACTGCAGCTGGTATCGTAGCACCTCTTGTTGCAAATACGGCAGGTGTTTCTAAAGAGATCATCGTGCTGGCTGTGGGATCAGGAGCACTGGTTCTTTCTCATGTGAATGATGCCGGATTTTGGATTGTAAAGGAATACTTCGGTATGACGGTTACTGAAACATTAAAAACGTGGACCGTTCTGGAGACGATTCTTTCTGTATCTTCATTGGTATTTATATTGCTTCTATCTAAGGTAGTCTCATAG
- a CDS encoding zinc-dependent dehydrogenase → MKAAIYQGIGKMTVEEIETPQVQPGTVLIKVKACAICGGDLRTFRHGHAAIKPPIVLGHEIAGEIVEVASDVTAYSVGERVIVAPGIGCGTCSYCSSGWQNMCYTRKTIAHHYNGGFAEYVLVPAGGVRVGNINRIPDEVTYLEASLAEPLACVLNAQEVMNIGLGDSVAVIGAGPIGIMHAEAARARGAGKIFLINRSPRRLEEAKSFGFDGYIDLSSQDGAKAVMELTGGLGANVVIVTAGTPEAQVLGINMASKMGKVCLFAGLPKDQPTITIDANYVHYRQIAIYGAFSSAPRHNALALELIRNGKVSAKKILTHLVTLDEICQGMDLVTNRAGLRVSVAPFLDELKDEISEHSEIIVIK, encoded by the coding sequence ATGAAAGCAGCGATATATCAAGGCATTGGAAAAATGACAGTTGAGGAGATTGAAACACCTCAGGTTCAGCCTGGAACGGTTTTGATTAAAGTAAAGGCTTGTGCAATTTGCGGCGGGGATTTAAGAACCTTTCGTCATGGTCATGCGGCGATTAAACCGCCGATTGTTTTAGGGCACGAAATTGCAGGAGAAATTGTAGAGGTAGCATCGGATGTTACTGCGTATTCAGTAGGTGAACGTGTCATCGTTGCACCGGGTATTGGGTGCGGAACGTGCTCCTACTGCTCATCCGGCTGGCAGAATATGTGTTACACCCGTAAGACCATAGCCCATCATTATAATGGTGGCTTTGCTGAATATGTGCTTGTTCCGGCAGGCGGCGTGCGGGTAGGTAATATCAATCGCATTCCCGATGAGGTTACCTATTTGGAGGCATCTCTTGCTGAACCGCTAGCTTGCGTATTGAATGCACAAGAAGTAATGAATATTGGTTTGGGTGATTCAGTGGCGGTGATCGGTGCAGGGCCAATCGGCATTATGCATGCTGAGGCAGCCAGAGCAAGAGGAGCAGGCAAGATCTTTTTAATTAACCGGAGTCCCAGACGTTTGGAAGAAGCAAAGTCATTTGGCTTTGATGGATATATTGACCTGAGTTCCCAGGATGGGGCGAAGGCTGTGATGGAGCTGACAGGTGGCTTGGGAGCGAATGTAGTGATCGTTACAGCGGGTACACCGGAAGCTCAAGTTTTAGGTATTAATATGGCTAGCAAAATGGGCAAAGTTTGTCTGTTTGCAGGATTGCCTAAAGATCAGCCTACGATTACAATCGATGCCAATTATGTACATTATCGGCAAATTGCTATTTATGGTGCATTTTCATCAGCGCCTCGGCATAATGCATTAGCCTTGGAGCTGATTCGTAATGGTAAGGTATCAGCTAAGAAAATTTTGACTCATTTAGTGACATTGGATGAGATCTGCCAAGGGATGGATCTGGTTACTAATCGGGCAGGGCTGCGTGTGTCGGTAGCTCCATTCCTGGATGAGCTAAAAGATGAAATCAGCGAACATTCGGAGATCATCGTTATAAAATAA